The proteins below are encoded in one region of Paraburkholderia phenazinium:
- a CDS encoding FtsK/SpoIIIE family DNA translocase: protein MHTVVFGWFGVSAVWFIPLLLRLAKSVLPGGAGLRGPGTIRLWLGFIGVLVASSTLEALLPGTVGTDGFGHALAAGFGRLLGHIGTPLVMLAVLVVSLPWLIGFRWSRVARWADGAFGLGLGLNRGLAKRDEDARRRSSVDDTLPAYASTPANPMAPKAKGRYARPTVWRPSAGARGAAAGSGAAAGGAGAVGAKDSVAADARGNAASGSAAWQAKSTGRRGQAAPADSAGAMRVGTPGRQAGVRSAAAEPVAPAGWPREPGNALRGTAPVRSGLPATPAAGAGAGAGAGAGAGAGAGAGAATSVPRAFDSSRAMPDAATGSRPTPNRAPSIQPFTTPVPTSMPPAVPRNATPTVSIPTLRPMAGTAPTPQHAAASGARVPSAPGFSRPAAAAEHVTPPASVQETLRSIEENAARWTTIAGVSLARRSPENVRISTDADMPVDEPAVSPTPVPEATPIGTSSARPDREAADSRADVGAPATPSPEPVAPVEVPKAAPVSAPLEVQPRATTSALIEAALPDQQSIAKTPAANIDHASAASAALAPAADLIIDKSLAPWETEVDTEPDAGHRADTSSASEHVVAEPAPAPVASNVVRFPGFAAASVGSSASAASHGSQAPFDTTADDFEDTPFDHHAAPRIASHLNEDEGEDDDQPDTPIAPAVAAAAATAAAPFTLPRSEPANEPVAPRPPVSGHAPTVFEFHAPAASRVELPTLDLLARADTDVEPVSEEKLAETGLLIEQRLQEFKVPVTVVGASAGPVITRFEVEPALGVRGSQIVGLMKDLSRGLGLTSIRVVETIPGKTCMGLELPNAKRQTIRLSEILEANVYQHSHSMLTLAMGKDITGHPVVADLAKAPHMLVAGTTGSGKSVAINAMIVSLLYKATPEDVRLIMIDPKMLELSVYEGIPHLLAPVVTDMKLAANALNWCVGEMEKRYRLMSAVGVRNLAGFNQKIRDAEANGKKLGNPFSLTPEAPEPLAALPLIVVVIDELADLMMVAGKKIEELIARLAQKARAAGIHLILATQRPSVDVITGLIKANIPTRVAFQVSSKIDSRTILDQMGAESLLGQGDMLFLPPGTGYPQRVHGAFVADEEVHRIVEYLKQFGEPQYEEGILDGPTSDGATQDLFGDVPDAEADPLYDEAVAFVVRTRRASISSVQRQLRIGYNRAARLVEQMEAAGLVSSMGINGSREVLAPGPAE, encoded by the coding sequence ATGCACACGGTAGTTTTCGGCTGGTTCGGCGTGTCGGCCGTCTGGTTCATCCCTCTTCTGTTGCGTCTCGCAAAGTCTGTGCTGCCAGGCGGCGCCGGGCTGCGCGGGCCCGGCACGATCCGGCTTTGGCTCGGCTTTATCGGCGTGCTGGTGGCGAGCTCGACGCTGGAAGCGTTGCTGCCCGGGACGGTAGGCACGGACGGCTTCGGGCATGCGCTGGCGGCGGGTTTCGGCCGCCTGCTCGGGCATATCGGCACGCCGCTCGTGATGCTTGCGGTGCTGGTAGTGAGCCTGCCGTGGCTGATCGGTTTTCGTTGGAGCCGCGTCGCGCGCTGGGCGGACGGTGCGTTTGGCCTTGGCCTCGGCTTGAACCGCGGGCTCGCCAAACGCGACGAGGACGCGCGCCGGCGTAGTAGCGTCGACGATACGTTGCCTGCTTATGCGTCGACACCGGCCAATCCGATGGCCCCGAAGGCCAAGGGGCGCTACGCGCGGCCGACGGTGTGGCGGCCTTCTGCGGGCGCACGCGGTGCGGCGGCGGGGTCCGGTGCGGCAGCGGGTGGCGCGGGTGCCGTGGGCGCGAAGGATTCGGTGGCCGCGGATGCGCGCGGAAACGCAGCGTCTGGTAGCGCGGCCTGGCAAGCGAAAAGCACGGGCCGGCGTGGACAGGCAGCGCCGGCTGATAGCGCTGGCGCGATGCGCGTAGGCACGCCGGGTCGGCAAGCTGGCGTCCGGAGCGCGGCGGCCGAACCTGTCGCGCCAGCCGGATGGCCGCGCGAGCCAGGCAATGCGTTGCGCGGTACGGCACCGGTTCGGAGTGGGCTGCCGGCGACACCGGCGGCTGGTGCTGGTGCTGGTGCTGGTGCTGGTGCTGGTGCTGGTGCTGGTGCTGGTGCTGGTGCTGCAACGAGCGTCCCACGGGCATTCGACTCCAGCCGGGCTATGCCTGATGCAGCAACCGGGTCAAGGCCGACCCCGAACCGCGCGCCGTCAATACAGCCCTTCACGACACCCGTGCCTACCAGCATGCCGCCAGCGGTGCCGCGCAACGCGACGCCGACCGTTTCCATCCCAACCCTGCGGCCCATGGCCGGTACAGCACCGACCCCGCAACATGCGGCTGCTTCGGGTGCGCGCGTGCCGAGCGCACCCGGTTTTTCCCGACCCGCGGCGGCAGCGGAGCACGTCACGCCGCCCGCCAGCGTGCAGGAGACCCTACGCAGCATCGAAGAGAATGCGGCACGCTGGACGACGATCGCAGGCGTGAGTCTCGCCCGACGCAGCCCGGAAAACGTCAGGATCAGCACCGATGCTGACATGCCCGTCGACGAACCTGCGGTTAGTCCGACGCCGGTGCCGGAGGCAACCCCCATCGGCACATCCTCTGCGCGACCCGATAGGGAAGCTGCTGACAGTCGAGCTGATGTTGGCGCACCGGCCACCCCTTCGCCAGAGCCTGTCGCACCCGTGGAAGTGCCGAAGGCTGCGCCGGTGTCCGCTCCGCTCGAAGTGCAACCGCGCGCGACGACCTCGGCATTGATCGAAGCCGCCCTGCCCGACCAGCAAAGCATCGCGAAGACGCCGGCAGCAAACATCGACCACGCGAGCGCGGCCAGTGCGGCACTCGCGCCGGCCGCCGACCTCATCATCGACAAATCGCTAGCGCCATGGGAAACGGAAGTTGACACCGAACCCGATGCCGGCCATCGCGCCGATACGTCGAGTGCGTCTGAACACGTCGTGGCCGAACCGGCGCCTGCTCCTGTTGCATCGAACGTCGTCCGCTTCCCCGGCTTTGCCGCAGCGAGCGTCGGGAGCAGCGCGAGCGCCGCATCGCATGGTAGCCAGGCACCATTCGACACGACCGCCGACGACTTCGAAGACACGCCCTTCGATCACCACGCCGCCCCACGCATCGCCTCACATCTCAACGAAGATGAAGGCGAAGACGACGACCAACCCGACACCCCAATCGCCCCCGCCGTTGCGGCAGCCGCGGCCACGGCCGCAGCCCCGTTCACGCTCCCACGCAGCGAACCGGCCAACGAACCCGTCGCACCTCGGCCACCGGTAAGCGGCCACGCGCCAACCGTATTCGAGTTCCACGCCCCGGCCGCATCCCGCGTCGAACTGCCGACCCTCGATCTGCTCGCCCGCGCCGACACGGACGTCGAACCCGTCTCCGAAGAAAAGCTCGCAGAAACCGGCTTGCTGATCGAACAGCGCCTGCAGGAATTCAAGGTGCCGGTGACCGTGGTCGGCGCTTCGGCCGGCCCGGTGATCACCCGCTTCGAAGTGGAGCCCGCGCTCGGTGTACGCGGCAGCCAGATCGTCGGACTGATGAAGGACCTGTCGCGCGGCCTCGGCCTCACCTCGATTCGCGTAGTCGAAACGATCCCCGGCAAAACCTGCATGGGTCTCGAGCTGCCGAACGCGAAGCGCCAGACCATCCGGCTGTCCGAAATCCTCGAAGCCAACGTCTACCAGCACTCGCATTCGATGCTCACGCTCGCCATGGGCAAAGACATCACCGGACATCCCGTGGTCGCCGATCTGGCGAAAGCACCGCATATGCTGGTGGCCGGCACGACCGGTTCGGGCAAGTCGGTGGCGATCAACGCGATGATCGTCTCGTTGCTCTACAAGGCCACGCCCGAAGACGTGCGGCTCATCATGATCGACCCGAAGATGCTCGAGCTGTCGGTCTACGAGGGCATTCCGCATCTGCTTGCACCGGTCGTCACGGACATGAAACTCGCCGCCAACGCGCTCAACTGGTGCGTCGGTGAAATGGAGAAGCGCTACCGGCTGATGTCGGCCGTCGGCGTGCGCAACCTCGCGGGCTTCAACCAGAAAATCCGCGATGCTGAAGCCAACGGCAAGAAGCTCGGCAACCCGTTCTCGCTGACGCCCGAAGCGCCCGAACCGCTCGCAGCGCTGCCATTGATCGTGGTTGTGATCGACGAGCTGGCCGACCTGATGATGGTGGCCGGCAAGAAGATCGAAGAACTGATCGCCCGTCTCGCGCAGAAGGCGCGCGCAGCCGGCATCCATCTGATCCTCGCGACGCAGCGTCCCTCGGTCGATGTGATCACCGGCTTGATCAAAGCCAATATCCCGACCCGGGTCGCCTTCCAGGTATCGTCGAAGATCGACTCACGGACGATTCTCGACCAGATGGGCGCCGAGTCGCTGCTCGGCCAGGGCGACATGCTGTTCCTGCCGCCTGGCACCGGCTATCCGCAACGCGTACACGGCGCATTCGTCGCCGATGAGGAAGTGCACCGGATCGTCGAGTACCTGAAGCAGTTCGGCGAGCCGCAATACGAGGAAGGAATTCTCGATGGCCCCACCTCCGACGGCGCCACCCAGGACCTGTTCGGCGATGTGCCCGATGCCGAAGCCGACCCCCTCTACGACGAAGCGGTCGCCTTTGTGGTGCGCACGCGGCGCGCATCGATCTCGTCGGTGCAACGCCAGTTGCGCATCGGCTATAACCGTGCAGCGCGGCTGGTGGAACAGATGGAGGCAGCGGGCCTCGTGTCGTCGATGGGCATCAACGGCAGCCGCGAAGTCCTCGCGCCAGGCCCCGCCGAGTAA
- a CDS encoding lactonase family protein, whose amino-acid sequence MHRSAQAAASVTHQPSFQSARKAAFAPSSRSAHSIIKGFVLMVSIVASQAFAQDAGPAPADGVYDMIVGTYTGGKSEGIYVYRFDTKTGDATPVSVAKTVNPSYLVVSSDRRHVYSVNELPGDNGPASQRGGISAFGFDPASGQLTFLNKVSAEGNDPCYLKISPDGKYLLTANYSVAADPGGSFAVFPLQGDGQVGQAVLTVHHEGGGPVKGRQDNSHVHSTVFSPDGQYLFAQDLGADKLYSYRYTPDGSRGLFGPTEWRYTDVKAGSGPRHLVFGPDGKYAYLTSELAATVTTFRYDNGRLTQLQVSPLTEHGFKGQVGAAAIHLSPDGRFLYATNRGDANEIVIFSVDPANGHLKLIGRQSSLGKSPREFAIDPTGNWLIVGNQNSDTAYVFRRDQQTGLLEANPKRIDIGSPVDFKLVSPS is encoded by the coding sequence ATGCATCGTAGTGCCCAAGCCGCTGCAAGCGTCACGCATCAGCCGTCGTTTCAGTCCGCCAGGAAGGCCGCATTTGCGCCATCGTCGCGGTCTGCCCATTCGATAATAAAAGGTTTCGTGCTTATGGTTTCGATTGTTGCTTCACAGGCGTTCGCGCAGGATGCCGGACCCGCACCGGCCGATGGTGTCTACGACATGATCGTCGGCACCTACACGGGCGGCAAGAGCGAAGGCATTTACGTCTACCGGTTCGATACGAAGACCGGCGACGCGACTCCGGTGTCCGTCGCGAAGACGGTCAATCCATCGTATCTGGTCGTGAGCAGCGACCGCCGTCATGTGTATTCGGTCAACGAACTGCCGGGCGACAACGGCCCGGCCTCGCAACGCGGCGGCATCAGCGCGTTCGGTTTCGATCCGGCGAGCGGGCAGCTGACGTTTCTCAACAAGGTATCGGCAGAGGGCAATGACCCGTGCTATCTGAAGATCTCGCCGGACGGCAAGTATCTGCTGACGGCGAACTACTCGGTGGCGGCGGATCCCGGCGGCAGCTTCGCAGTTTTCCCGCTGCAGGGCGATGGCCAGGTGGGGCAGGCCGTGTTGACCGTGCATCATGAGGGCGGCGGTCCGGTGAAAGGGCGCCAGGACAACTCGCATGTGCATTCCACGGTGTTCTCGCCCGATGGCCAGTATCTGTTCGCCCAGGACCTCGGCGCGGACAAGCTGTATTCGTACCGCTATACGCCCGACGGCAGCCGCGGTCTCTTCGGACCCACCGAGTGGCGTTATACGGATGTGAAGGCCGGCAGCGGTCCACGTCATCTGGTGTTTGGGCCGGACGGCAAATACGCGTATCTGACGAGCGAACTGGCAGCGACCGTCACCACGTTCCGCTACGACAACGGCAGGCTGACGCAGCTGCAGGTGTCGCCGCTCACCGAGCACGGCTTCAAGGGGCAGGTGGGGGCGGCGGCGATCCATCTGTCGCCGGATGGACGCTTCCTCTATGCGACGAACCGTGGAGACGCGAACGAGATCGTGATCTTCTCGGTAGATCCAGCCAACGGGCATCTGAAACTGATCGGACGCCAGTCGAGTCTCGGTAAATCGCCGCGCGAGTTTGCCATTGATCCGACCGGCAACTGGTTGATCGTCGGTAACCAGAACAGCGATACCGCGTATGTGTTCAGGCGCGATCAGCAGACTGGTTTGCTCGAGGCGAATCCCAAGCGCATCGACATCGGCTCGCCGGTTGATTTCAAGCTGGTGTCGCCTTCGTAA
- a CDS encoding DUF3096 domain-containing protein, whose protein sequence is MNVTFSLGPLVSLIAGILILVMPRLLNYIVALYLIIIGIIGIFGVGASHF, encoded by the coding sequence ATGAACGTGACCTTTAGTCTCGGCCCGCTTGTTTCGCTGATCGCCGGCATTCTGATTCTTGTGATGCCGCGCCTCCTGAACTACATCGTCGCGCTCTATCTGATCATCATCGGCATTATCGGGATCTTCGGCGTAGGGGCGTCACACTTCTGA
- a CDS encoding glycoside hydrolase family 15 protein, producing the protein MPALIEDYALVGDGHTAALISRDGSVDWLCWPRFDSGACFAALLGTEKNGRWLIAPASPETDGAEESEEAKGTKGTEGSEGAGKSSSSSRSGKPETPAKITRRYRGETLILETDIETADGAVTVIDFMPPGNGSSELVRIVVGRRGKVRMKMELVLRFDYGFSIPWVSRLKHDSGIKAIVGPDTAVLRTPVELHGENMHTVAEFTVSPGERVPFSLAYSPSHLRLPPAHDPHTALARTENHWREWSARNTIEGKYAEPIRRSLITLKALAYEPTGGIVAAPTTSLPEHLGGTRNWDYRYCWLRDATITLLAMMRGGYFDEARAWRSWLARVMAGAPEQLQIMYGIAGERRLPEFEIDWLPGYQGAKPVRVGNNAAGQLQLDVYGEVMNALHLARVGGLQADDTAWNVQCEMLEHLETIWQEPDEGIWETRGGRQHFTFSKVMAWVAFDRAIKSAEMFDLDGPVDHWRAIRDQIHAQVCEKSWNPTLNAFTQVYGGDELDASVLLIAQVGFLPPSDPRVAGTVAATEKYLMRDGFVMRYRTTEFDDGLPPGEGTFLACSFWMVDNLAMQGRVAEAEEMYERLLGLANDVGLLAEEYDPAEKRLVGNFPQAFSHVALVHTGLNLMKHEQEMAKATGQPSHDGESQNAPSPNAPSQIAAAHNGSEIDKLDPAATPDSGAATSPVP; encoded by the coding sequence ATGCCCGCTCTTATTGAAGACTATGCTCTCGTCGGCGACGGTCACACCGCCGCCCTGATCTCCCGTGACGGCTCCGTCGACTGGCTCTGCTGGCCACGTTTCGACTCGGGCGCCTGCTTTGCCGCACTCCTTGGTACCGAAAAGAACGGCCGCTGGCTGATCGCGCCGGCCTCTCCAGAGACTGACGGAGCCGAGGAGTCCGAGGAGGCCAAAGGGACCAAAGGGACCGAAGGTTCTGAAGGCGCCGGCAAATCCTCCAGCTCGTCCAGATCCGGCAAACCGGAGACGCCTGCGAAAATCACCCGTCGCTATCGCGGCGAGACGCTGATCCTCGAAACCGATATCGAAACCGCCGACGGCGCGGTCACGGTGATCGACTTCATGCCACCCGGCAACGGTTCATCGGAACTGGTCCGGATCGTGGTGGGCCGCCGTGGCAAGGTGCGCATGAAGATGGAACTGGTGCTGCGCTTCGATTACGGCTTTTCGATTCCGTGGGTCAGCCGTCTGAAGCACGATAGTGGCATCAAGGCAATCGTCGGGCCGGACACCGCCGTGCTGCGCACGCCCGTCGAACTGCACGGCGAGAATATGCACACCGTCGCCGAGTTCACCGTGTCGCCCGGCGAACGGGTGCCGTTCTCACTCGCGTATTCGCCGTCGCATCTGCGTTTGCCTCCCGCCCACGATCCTCACACCGCGCTCGCACGAACCGAGAACCACTGGCGCGAGTGGTCGGCGCGCAACACGATCGAAGGCAAGTACGCCGAGCCGATCCGCCGCTCGCTGATCACGCTGAAGGCGCTCGCCTACGAACCGACTGGCGGCATCGTGGCCGCTCCTACCACCTCGCTACCAGAACACCTGGGGGGCACGCGTAACTGGGATTACCGCTATTGCTGGCTGCGCGATGCCACCATCACGCTGCTGGCCATGATGCGCGGCGGCTACTTCGACGAAGCGCGCGCATGGCGCAGCTGGCTCGCCCGCGTGATGGCGGGAGCGCCCGAACAGTTGCAGATCATGTACGGGATTGCCGGCGAGCGGCGCCTGCCGGAATTCGAAATCGACTGGCTACCCGGCTACCAGGGCGCGAAGCCGGTGCGCGTCGGCAATAACGCAGCCGGCCAGTTGCAACTCGACGTCTACGGCGAAGTGATGAACGCCCTGCATCTGGCGCGGGTGGGCGGCCTGCAGGCCGACGACACCGCCTGGAACGTGCAGTGCGAGATGCTCGAACATCTGGAAACCATCTGGCAAGAGCCCGACGAAGGCATTTGGGAAACGCGCGGTGGCCGCCAACATTTCACCTTTTCAAAGGTGATGGCGTGGGTGGCGTTCGACCGCGCCATCAAGTCCGCGGAAATGTTCGATCTGGACGGTCCGGTTGACCACTGGCGAGCGATTCGCGACCAGATCCACGCCCAGGTCTGCGAGAAAAGCTGGAACCCGACGCTCAACGCGTTCACCCAGGTCTACGGAGGCGACGAGCTCGACGCGAGCGTCCTGCTGATCGCGCAGGTCGGTTTCCTGCCGCCGTCGGACCCGCGTGTGGCGGGCACGGTCGCCGCGACGGAAAAATATCTGATGCGCGACGGCTTTGTGATGCGCTACCGCACCACGGAATTCGACGACGGCTTGCCGCCCGGCGAAGGCACTTTCCTCGCCTGCAGCTTCTGGATGGTGGATAACCTCGCCATGCAGGGCCGCGTGGCCGAAGCTGAAGAGATGTACGAGCGGCTGCTCGGGCTGGCTAATGATGTCGGCCTGCTGGCCGAGGAATACGACCCGGCCGAGAAGCGCCTCGTTGGCAACTTCCCGCAGGCGTTTTCACACGTGGCCCTGGTGCACACTGGCCTGAACCTCATGAAACACGAACAGGAGATGGCGAAGGCGACCGGACAGCCGTCGCATGATGGGGAGTCGCAGAATGCGCCGTCGCCAAATGCGCCGTCTCAAATTGCGGCGGCGCATAACGGCAGCGAGATCGACAAACTTGACCCTGCGGCAACCCCTGATAGCGGCGCAGCAACATCGCCCGTACCATGA
- a CDS encoding polyhydroxyalkanoate depolymerase, with amino-acid sequence MLYQLHEFQRALLSPLTAWAQAASKSFANPASPLAYVPGATRLSAGYELLYRLGKDYEKPEFNLHQIVKDGHNIPIIEQTIIEKPFCRLLRFKRFADDSAAVSQLKDEPVVLVCAPLSGHHATLLRDTVRTLLQDHKVYITDWIDARMVPLEEGRFQLDDYVAYIQEFIRHIGAKDLHVISVCQPTVPVLAAISLMASRGEDTPRTMTMMGGPIDARKSPTSVNSLATQHSFEWFDNNVIYTVPPNYPGVGRKVYPGFLQHTGFVAMNPERHAASHWDYYQSLMRGDEEDAEAHRRFYDEYNAVLDMDAEYYLDTIRVVFQEFRLAEGTWDVAGERVRPQDIKKTALFTIEGELDDISGDGQTRAAQDLCSGIPPAHKQHFTAEKCGHYGIFSGRRWRTIIYPQLRDFILAHNKAPKTAKEKVEA; translated from the coding sequence ATGCTCTATCAACTGCATGAATTCCAGCGGGCTTTGCTCAGCCCGCTGACCGCCTGGGCCCAGGCCGCGTCGAAATCCTTCGCGAATCCGGCCAGCCCTCTCGCCTATGTCCCGGGCGCCACCCGTCTTTCCGCTGGTTACGAACTGCTCTACCGGCTCGGCAAAGACTACGAAAAACCCGAATTCAACCTGCATCAGATTGTTAAGGATGGTCATAACATCCCAATCATCGAGCAGACCATCATTGAAAAGCCGTTCTGCCGTTTGCTGCGCTTCAAGCGTTTCGCTGACGACAGCGCCGCTGTCAGTCAACTGAAAGACGAGCCGGTGGTCCTGGTGTGCGCGCCGTTGTCCGGCCACCACGCCACGCTGCTGCGCGATACGGTGCGCACCCTGCTGCAAGACCACAAGGTGTACATCACCGACTGGATCGATGCGCGCATGGTGCCGCTCGAAGAGGGCCGATTCCAGCTCGACGATTACGTTGCTTACATTCAGGAATTCATCCGCCACATCGGCGCGAAAGATCTGCACGTCATCTCCGTATGTCAGCCGACCGTGCCGGTGCTGGCTGCCATCTCGCTGATGGCGAGCCGCGGCGAAGACACGCCGCGCACCATGACGATGATGGGCGGCCCGATCGACGCGCGTAAGAGCCCGACCTCGGTGAATTCGCTTGCCACGCAGCACTCGTTCGAATGGTTCGACAACAACGTGATCTACACGGTGCCGCCGAATTATCCGGGCGTAGGACGCAAGGTTTACCCGGGCTTCCTGCAGCACACGGGTTTTGTAGCCATGAATCCGGAGCGCCACGCGGCCTCGCACTGGGATTACTACCAGAGCCTGATGCGCGGCGACGAAGAAGACGCCGAAGCACACCGCCGCTTCTACGACGAGTACAACGCCGTGCTCGACATGGACGCGGAATACTACCTCGACACGATCCGCGTGGTCTTCCAGGAATTCCGCCTCGCCGAAGGCACCTGGGATGTGGCCGGCGAGCGCGTGAGGCCGCAGGACATCAAGAAGACTGCCCTCTTCACGATCGAAGGCGAGCTCGACGACATCTCCGGCGACGGCCAGACGCGCGCCGCGCAGGATCTGTGCAGCGGCATCCCGCCGGCGCACAAGCAGCATTTCACGGCGGAAAAGTGCGGCCACTACGGCATTTTCTCGGGCCGCCGCTGGCGCACCATCATTTATCCGCAGCTGCGCGACTTCATCCTCGCGCACAACAAGGCGCCGAAGACCGCGAAGGAAAAAGTCGAAGCCTGA
- a CDS encoding TetR/AcrR family transcriptional regulator, translating to MNQPKIKRDPEGTRRRILLAAAEEFANGGLFGARVDQIARRAETNERMLYYYFGSKEQLFTAVLEHAFGALNEAERTLELNGIAPVEAITRLAHFVWDYYRDHPELLRLVNNENLHEARYMQKSTRIREMISPIVATLGGILERGQRAGLFRTNVDPLRFYVTLSGMGYYIVSNRYTLEATLARDFSAPAERSEVVQMNTELLLAYLLRR from the coding sequence ATGAATCAGCCCAAAATCAAAAGAGATCCTGAAGGCACCCGGCGCCGTATCCTGCTCGCGGCCGCCGAGGAGTTTGCGAATGGTGGGTTGTTCGGCGCACGCGTCGACCAGATCGCCCGCCGAGCTGAAACGAATGAACGCATGCTCTATTACTACTTCGGTAGCAAGGAGCAGCTATTTACGGCTGTGCTCGAACACGCCTTCGGCGCGTTAAACGAGGCGGAACGCACGCTGGAATTGAACGGCATTGCGCCGGTCGAGGCCATTACGCGGCTTGCGCATTTCGTGTGGGACTACTACCGGGATCATCCGGAGCTGCTGCGTCTTGTGAATAATGAGAATCTGCATGAAGCGCGCTATATGCAGAAGTCCACGCGCATCCGGGAAATGATCTCGCCGATTGTTGCAACACTCGGTGGCATTCTCGAGCGTGGTCAGCGAGCAGGCCTGTTTCGAACCAATGTCGACCCGTTGCGCTTCTACGTCACGCTTTCGGGCATGGGCTACTACATCGTGTCGAACCGCTACACGCTGGAAGCAACGCTCGCCCGTGATTTCAGCGCACCCGCGGAGCGCAGCGAAGTCGTGCAGATGAACACCGAGTTGCTGCTCGCGTACCTGCTTAGGCGTTAA
- the rsxB gene encoding electron transport complex subunit RsxB has translation MTDSITLADRIEDLLPQTQCTKCGYAACRPYAEAVAVGTANYNQCPPGGHEGVARLAALLGKPVIPLNPANGIERPRPVAVIDESLCIGCTLCMQACPVDAILGAPKQMHTVIEALCTGCDLCVAPCPVDCIAMLPVTGEATGWDAWTSAEANAARERHDRREARLARERDAAEARAAARRAAGGTSVSAAAQASADGTAALTGTSARVTTDDPEAKKRAIIQAALERARKKKEELAAKGAGPQNVERVSAEVQAQIDAAEARRRRLGIEDNVASGNEANEPTQAAKADPIARTPKP, from the coding sequence GTGACCGATTCCATAACACTCGCAGATCGCATCGAAGATCTGCTTCCCCAGACACAATGTACGAAGTGCGGCTACGCAGCATGCCGGCCGTACGCCGAAGCTGTAGCCGTTGGCACAGCGAACTACAACCAGTGCCCGCCAGGCGGCCACGAAGGTGTCGCGCGGCTGGCCGCCCTGCTCGGCAAGCCGGTCATCCCGCTCAATCCCGCTAACGGCATCGAACGGCCGCGGCCGGTTGCCGTCATCGACGAGAGCCTGTGCATCGGTTGCACGCTCTGCATGCAGGCGTGTCCGGTGGACGCGATTCTTGGTGCACCGAAGCAAATGCATACGGTCATCGAGGCGCTGTGCACGGGCTGCGACCTGTGCGTCGCGCCCTGCCCGGTCGACTGCATCGCCATGCTGCCCGTCACCGGTGAGGCGACCGGGTGGGATGCCTGGACATCGGCCGAGGCCAACGCCGCGCGTGAACGTCACGATCGCCGCGAAGCGCGCCTCGCACGCGAACGCGATGCCGCCGAAGCACGCGCAGCGGCCCGCCGTGCCGCGGGTGGTACGTCGGTTAGCGCTGCCGCTCAGGCATCCGCTGACGGGACTGCTGCGTTGACCGGTACGTCCGCACGGGTTACCACCGACGACCCCGAAGCCAAAAAACGCGCGATCATCCAGGCCGCGCTCGAACGCGCGCGCAAGAAAAAGGAAGAGCTCGCCGCAAAAGGCGCCGGTCCGCAAAACGTGGAGCGCGTGAGTGCCGAGGTGCAGGCGCAGATCGACGCTGCCGAAGCGCGCCGCCGGCGCCTCGGTATCGAAGATAACGTTGCATCCGGTAACGAAGCCAATGAACCGACGCAAGCGGCCAAAGCCGACCCGATCGCCCGTACGCCTAAACCCTGA
- the nth gene encoding endonuclease III, which yields MNANKRRAIYETLQSLNPHPTTELEYTTPFELLIAVMLSAQATDVSVNKAMRKMFPVANTPQKIFDLGEDGVADYIKTIGLYRTKAKNVVATCRILLDQYGGEVPDDREALESLPGVGRKTANVVLNTAFGHATIAVDTHIFRVANRTGLAPGKDVRAVEAALEKFTPAEFRQDAHHWLILHGRYVCKARRPECWHCVIEPLCEFRPKTPPPDL from the coding sequence ATGAACGCGAACAAACGCCGCGCCATCTACGAGACGCTTCAGAGCCTCAACCCGCATCCGACAACCGAACTTGAGTACACCACACCGTTCGAACTGCTGATTGCGGTGATGCTGTCGGCGCAAGCTACCGATGTGTCGGTCAACAAGGCGATGCGCAAGATGTTCCCGGTTGCGAACACGCCGCAGAAGATCTTCGATCTGGGCGAGGACGGCGTGGCGGACTACATCAAGACCATCGGGCTCTACCGGACCAAAGCGAAGAACGTCGTCGCGACCTGCCGGATTCTGCTCGACCAGTACGGCGGCGAGGTACCGGACGACCGCGAAGCGCTCGAAAGCCTGCCCGGGGTGGGTCGCAAGACGGCCAATGTGGTGCTGAACACGGCCTTCGGCCATGCAACGATCGCCGTGGATACGCACATCTTTCGGGTTGCGAATCGAACCGGGCTGGCACCGGGCAAGGATGTGCGGGCAGTAGAAGCGGCGCTGGAGAAGTTCACGCCCGCCGAATTCAGGCAGGACGCGCATCACTGGCTGATCCTGCACGGGCGCTATGTCTGCAAGGCGCGGCGGCCTGAATGCTGGCACTGCGTGATCGAGCCGCTGTGCGAATTCAGGCCGAAGACTCCGCCGCCGGATCTGTGA